The proteins below come from a single Anderseniella sp. Alg231-50 genomic window:
- a CDS encoding TRAP transporter small permease subunit, with protein sequence MISIIHTIESLSIWVGRAFGWCILILTFSVSYEVFVRYVLNAPTVWAFDMMVQMYGALFLMAGPYALAQDTHVRGDVLYRLLPVKTQATLDFVLYVVFFFPGMLALFWFGAEIAKDSWRYLEVSWNSPARIQIYFFKTLIPLAGFLMIIQGIAEILRCWKAMREGVWLERLEDVRETEDLLAAPDPVADKS encoded by the coding sequence GTGATATCAATTATCCACACCATCGAGAGCCTGAGTATTTGGGTCGGCCGCGCCTTCGGCTGGTGCATCCTGATCCTGACCTTCTCGGTGTCCTATGAAGTGTTCGTGCGCTATGTGCTGAATGCACCGACGGTGTGGGCGTTTGACATGATGGTGCAGATGTACGGCGCCCTGTTCCTGATGGCAGGCCCCTACGCACTGGCCCAGGACACCCATGTACGCGGTGATGTCTTGTACCGCCTGCTGCCGGTCAAGACCCAGGCGACGCTGGATTTCGTGCTTTATGTCGTGTTCTTCTTCCCCGGCATGCTCGCCCTGTTCTGGTTTGGCGCGGAAATCGCCAAGGACAGCTGGCGCTATCTGGAAGTCAGCTGGAACTCCCCTGCCCGCATCCAGATATACTTCTTCAAGACGCTCATTCCCCTGGCCGGTTTCCTGATGATCATTCAGGGCATTGCCGAGATATTGCGCTGCTGGAAAGCGATGCGCGAAGGCGTCTGGCTGGAACGGCTGGAAGACGTGCGCGAAACCGAAGACCTGCTCGCTGCACCGGACCCGGTTGCCGACAAATCCTGA
- a CDS encoding TRAP transporter small permease subunit, whose product MIEHERTGPLDLLTWSFSRIAMWAPFFIVLIILYEVVMRYFFAAATLWVNEMSLWVAGGIYLSAGLYAMQQRSHIRIFIIYDMAPLWLRRAFDVLSTVCVSVFAFAVVWGGFGESKAKFLRWETFGTAYDPPIPATIKPLVLTMLLFLALQACSNLIRDWPSAAWVRKSFDIFVTVLITGLALTAAYNLFIDPPEGHVVPLKWQFGIAVFLFMSVVIVWLGLFRDFNKTPVPHVELDEVAEEAAQLKKVNLPDEILSGNPPKPKD is encoded by the coding sequence ATGATCGAACATGAACGGACAGGTCCGCTGGACCTGCTCACCTGGAGTTTCAGCCGCATCGCCATGTGGGCTCCGTTCTTCATCGTTCTCATCATCCTGTACGAAGTGGTCATGCGCTATTTCTTTGCCGCCGCCACGCTGTGGGTGAACGAGATGTCGCTGTGGGTCGCCGGCGGTATCTACCTGTCTGCCGGCCTGTATGCCATGCAGCAACGCAGCCACATCCGCATCTTCATCATTTACGACATGGCGCCGCTCTGGCTGCGCCGGGCATTTGACGTTCTGTCAACCGTTTGCGTATCGGTCTTTGCATTTGCGGTCGTGTGGGGCGGGTTCGGTGAATCGAAAGCCAAGTTCCTGCGCTGGGAAACCTTCGGCACCGCCTACGACCCGCCGATCCCGGCAACCATCAAGCCGCTGGTACTCACCATGCTGCTGTTCTTGGCGCTGCAGGCCTGTTCCAACCTCATCCGGGACTGGCCCTCGGCCGCCTGGGTGCGCAAGTCTTTTGATATTTTCGTAACCGTCCTGATAACCGGACTTGCGCTGACAGCTGCCTACAACCTGTTCATAGATCCGCCCGAAGGGCATGTCGTGCCGCTGAAATGGCAGTTCGGTATTGCAGTATTCCTGTTCATGTCCGTGGTCATCGTGTGGCTCGGACTGTTTCGCGATTTCAACAAGACGCCGGTTCCGCATGTGGAACTGGATGAAGTTGCCGAGGAAGCAGCTCAACTCAAAAAGGTGAATCTGCCCGACGAGATACTGTCCGGTAACCCACCGAAGCCGAAAGACTAG
- a CDS encoding NAD(P)-binding domain-containing protein → MSTKPRVGFIGVGLMGHGMAKNILASGYKLTIMGHKNRKPVTDLVKRGAKEAKNAAALAKASDVIFLCVSSSAQVEELVRGKSGIAAGAAKGTIVVDTSTSDPTSTLELAGELKAVGVKLIDAPLGRTPKEAEEGRLNTFVGSDAKTLKELRPLIETWAENIIHVGPLGNGHKIKLINNFIAMSYSAVWAEAYTACTKTGVDQKTLYDVVKAGGMYCGNFENMSKWVIGRDPKAHEFAIRNCLKDQRYFNNMIEASGMAAMVAPAVKQSYAMAVAKGDGERHMPMMSDVVGELNGIKFDK, encoded by the coding sequence ATGAGCACCAAACCACGTGTCGGATTTATCGGCGTCGGCCTGATGGGCCACGGCATGGCCAAGAATATCCTGGCATCCGGCTACAAGCTGACCATCATGGGACACAAGAACCGCAAGCCGGTTACCGACCTGGTCAAACGCGGCGCCAAGGAAGCAAAGAACGCCGCCGCGCTGGCCAAGGCCAGCGATGTCATTTTTCTGTGCGTTTCATCATCGGCACAGGTCGAGGAACTGGTTCGCGGCAAGTCCGGCATTGCGGCGGGCGCTGCCAAGGGAACCATAGTTGTCGATACCTCGACATCCGACCCAACATCGACGCTGGAGCTGGCGGGGGAGCTGAAGGCAGTTGGTGTCAAGCTGATCGACGCCCCGCTCGGGCGCACGCCGAAGGAAGCCGAGGAAGGCCGCCTGAACACATTCGTCGGGTCCGATGCCAAGACCCTCAAGGAGCTTCGCCCGCTGATCGAGACATGGGCTGAAAACATCATTCATGTCGGTCCGCTTGGTAACGGTCACAAGATCAAGCTGATCAACAACTTCATTGCCATGTCGTATTCGGCTGTGTGGGCTGAAGCCTATACGGCGTGCACCAAGACCGGTGTTGACCAAAAGACGCTGTACGACGTGGTGAAGGCCGGCGGCATGTACTGCGGCAACTTCGAGAACATGAGCAAGTGGGTTATCGGCCGCGACCCCAAGGCGCATGAATTCGCCATTCGCAACTGCCTCAAGGACCAGCGCTATTTCAACAACATGATCGAGGCATCGGGCATGGCAGCCATGGTCGCGCCGGCGGTGAAACAGTCCTATGCGATGGCGGTCGCCAAGGGCGACGGTGAACGTCATATGCCGATGATGTCGGATGTGGTTGGCGAACTGAACGGCATCAAGTTCGACAAATAG
- the gndA gene encoding NADP-dependent phosphogluconate dehydrogenase — protein sequence MKLAIIGLGVMGRNLALNFRDAGHQCVVWDPWPQARSWSVEGVEVCDTMEMLVNSLPVPSIVLLMVKSGRPVVELTEQLTGLLEKGDVIIDGGNSNYLDTETNVLACREHGINFAGLGVSGGAEGARSGPSMMLGCAAEMRIMLEPLLANVAARHDGNSCLGWFGEGGAGHFVKMVHNGIEYAIMQAIAESWQLLELSGLTTFAAGRQLEIWSRGPLAGYLMEISGDVLQANDIASGSLLVDLVDDAAGQKGTGGWCISEAVNLGVPVPSIMAAVTMRQVSSHEVLRVLPQDRPETDAGITTEAVHDALVCAVALALAQGAHLLTVASQEYDWKVQLSEAARVWRQGSILRMAMLDKFADPAALFDTASEQSSGLRRSVAAASAAAVPVPVMSASLAYLDSCAADQLPTALVQLQRDRFGAHGLKHRETGEPFHGPWHEGET from the coding sequence ATGAAACTGGCGATCATCGGCTTAGGCGTCATGGGCCGCAACCTTGCCCTGAATTTTCGCGATGCCGGCCACCAGTGCGTTGTCTGGGATCCGTGGCCGCAGGCGCGCAGCTGGAGTGTCGAGGGGGTTGAGGTGTGCGACACAATGGAAATGCTGGTGAACAGCCTGCCGGTTCCCAGCATTGTCTTGCTGATGGTCAAGTCGGGCCGCCCGGTTGTCGAATTGACCGAGCAATTGACCGGGTTGCTGGAAAAAGGTGACGTCATCATTGACGGCGGAAATTCAAACTACCTGGACACCGAGACCAATGTCCTGGCGTGCCGCGAACACGGCATCAATTTCGCGGGTCTTGGCGTATCGGGCGGCGCCGAAGGAGCGCGCAGCGGACCATCCATGATGTTAGGGTGCGCTGCTGAAATGCGCATCATGCTGGAACCGCTGCTGGCCAATGTGGCAGCCAGGCATGACGGGAATTCTTGTCTGGGCTGGTTTGGGGAAGGCGGAGCAGGACACTTCGTCAAGATGGTTCACAACGGTATCGAATACGCCATCATGCAGGCGATTGCCGAAAGCTGGCAATTGCTTGAACTGTCCGGTCTGACAACCTTTGCCGCCGGCCGACAACTTGAGATCTGGTCCCGCGGACCCCTTGCCGGATACCTGATGGAGATTTCCGGCGACGTCCTGCAAGCCAATGACATTGCCTCCGGGAGCCTGCTGGTTGATCTCGTGGATGATGCCGCAGGACAGAAGGGAACCGGAGGCTGGTGTATCAGTGAAGCCGTCAACCTTGGTGTGCCGGTGCCGTCGATCATGGCGGCTGTCACCATGCGCCAGGTTTCGTCGCATGAAGTGTTGCGGGTTCTTCCCCAGGACAGGCCGGAAACCGATGCCGGGATCACGACGGAAGCTGTTCATGACGCACTGGTGTGCGCCGTGGCGCTGGCCCTGGCCCAGGGTGCACACCTGCTTACTGTGGCAAGCCAGGAGTATGACTGGAAGGTACAGCTTTCCGAGGCTGCACGGGTGTGGCGGCAGGGCTCGATCCTGCGCATGGCCATGCTGGACAAGTTTGCTGATCCTGCGGCCCTGTTTGATACGGCATCGGAGCAATCCAGCGGACTGCGCCGGTCCGTGGCTGCAGCCTCGGCAGCGGCCGTGCCGGTACCGGTAATGTCCGCCAGCCTTGCGTATCTGGATTCCTGCGCCGCCGACCAGCTGCCGACGGCCCTGGTGCAGTTGCAGCGCGACAGGTTCGGCGCACACGGCCTCAAACACCGGGAAACCGGAGAACCCTTTCACGGGCCCTGGCACGAGGGCGAAACATGA
- a CDS encoding gluconokinase, GntK/IdnK-type, with product MIVVVMGVCGCGKTTIGRMLAARLDAAFIEGDELHPAGNKEKMAAGVPLNDEDREPWLDAIAVQAAQVSSGVPCVVVSCSALKRVYRDRLRNGGGDLKLVHLTGSRSLLETRMSERRGHFMPAGLLDSQLATLEVPEADEAAVNLDIAEQPDAIVGRALAFLKFSASSNSNKQKETQS from the coding sequence ATGATCGTGGTGGTGATGGGCGTATGCGGTTGCGGCAAGACCACAATTGGCCGCATGCTGGCCGCAAGGCTTGATGCCGCTTTCATTGAAGGTGACGAGCTGCATCCCGCCGGCAACAAGGAAAAGATGGCCGCCGGTGTTCCGCTCAACGATGAGGATCGCGAACCGTGGCTTGATGCCATTGCAGTGCAGGCGGCGCAGGTCTCATCCGGTGTGCCGTGTGTCGTAGTGTCATGTTCCGCATTGAAGCGGGTCTACCGGGACAGGCTGCGCAACGGCGGCGGGGACCTGAAACTGGTGCACCTGACCGGCAGCAGATCGCTGCTCGAGACGCGTATGAGCGAACGGCGTGGCCACTTCATGCCGGCAGGCCTGCTGGACAGCCAGCTTGCCACCCTTGAGGTGCCCGAGGCGGATGAAGCGGCCGTCAACCTGGATATCGCCGAACAGCCGGACGCCATCGTCGGGCGCGCGCTTGCATTCCTGAAATTTTCTGCATCTTCAAATTCAAACAAGCAAAAGGAAACTCAATCATGA
- a CDS encoding NAD(P)-dependent oxidoreductase: MSKPTVWISRKLSDNTQARAARDYDVILNDDDVISSADDIVAMSARADAILPCHSELFTADVVARLSERTKIIANHSVGVDHCDLDAFRQKGIVVTNTPDVLSDATAEIAMLLMLGAARRAPEGDHMVRTGSWKSWSPSFMVGTQVTGKRVGIIGMGRVGQVMAQRCRGFGMEVHYHNRSQLPSELEHGATYHPTVETLLPVSDFVSLHCPATPETTGLMNADRLALLPAGAIVVNTARGALIVEADLVAAIRSGHIAAAGLDCFVNEPGGNPAFANHANIFMLPHIGSATRETRDAMGFRALDNLDAFFAGSEPRDRLV, encoded by the coding sequence ATGTCCAAACCGACTGTCTGGATTTCCAGAAAACTATCCGACAACACCCAGGCCCGTGCCGCGCGCGACTATGACGTCATCCTCAATGATGACGATGTGATTTCCAGCGCCGACGATATCGTCGCCATGAGCGCGCGCGCAGATGCGATCCTGCCGTGCCATTCAGAGCTGTTTACCGCCGATGTGGTGGCCAGGCTCTCTGAGCGCACCAAGATCATCGCCAATCATTCCGTGGGTGTGGATCATTGCGACCTCGACGCGTTCAGGCAGAAAGGCATCGTCGTCACCAACACGCCGGACGTGTTGTCTGATGCCACCGCCGAGATCGCCATGTTGCTGATGCTGGGGGCTGCGCGCCGCGCCCCGGAAGGCGACCACATGGTGCGCACGGGCAGCTGGAAGTCATGGAGCCCGTCCTTCATGGTCGGCACCCAGGTGACCGGCAAGCGCGTCGGCATCATCGGCATGGGACGTGTCGGTCAGGTGATGGCGCAGCGTTGCCGCGGCTTCGGCATGGAAGTCCATTACCACAATCGCTCGCAGCTCCCGTCCGAACTGGAACACGGGGCCACATATCATCCGACAGTCGAGACCCTGTTGCCGGTGTCGGATTTTGTATCGCTGCACTGTCCTGCAACGCCGGAAACCACCGGGTTGATGAACGCAGACCGCCTTGCCCTGCTGCCGGCAGGTGCTATTGTCGTGAACACCGCGCGCGGCGCACTGATTGTCGAGGCCGATCTGGTGGCAGCCATCAGGTCAGGCCACATTGCAGCAGCCGGGCTGGACTGTTTCGTGAACGAGCCCGGCGGCAATCCTGCCTTTGCAAACCATGCCAACATTTTCATGCTGCCGCATATCGGCAGCGCGACCCGGGAAACCCGCGATGCCATGGGGTTCAGGGCGCTGGACAATCTGGACGCCTTCTTTGCCGGTTCTGAGCCGCGCGACCGGCTGGTCTAG
- a CDS encoding TRAP transporter large permease subunit: MTNPEVAILMLSLFIVLVLLGFPIAFTLIAMGVGFGYYAYYKADAITTFGDFFQNQIFYLLNQNTYSVMENDTLVAIPLFLFMGYVVERANIINKLFYSLQMAARNLPGSMAIAALVTCAVFSTATGIVGAVVTLMGLLAFPAMANAQYNKEFASGVICAGGTLGILIPPSIMLIVYAAIAELSPLRLYAAAVFPGLMLAGFYIVYVIIRVAINPNIAPKPKQEDIPPVREIYMNLLISFVPLTVLIMLVLGSILGGLATPAEAAAMGSLGGLVLALIYGALNWSMVKQSVYLTAKATAMVCWLFVGSWTFASVFSYLGGHDVIAEWVASFNLAPWQFLVMAQAIIFLLGWPLEWSEIVIIFVPIFLPLLDQFGVNPYFFAMLVALNLQTSFLTPPMAMSAYYLKGVLKGQIELMQIFRGIMPYLGIVIFTMVLMYQFPGIALWFPDYLFGPYQK, from the coding sequence ATGACGAACCCTGAAGTCGCCATCCTCATGCTGTCCCTGTTCATCGTTCTGGTGCTGCTGGGCTTTCCGATTGCGTTTACCCTGATAGCCATGGGGGTCGGCTTTGGCTATTACGCCTATTACAAAGCCGATGCGATCACCACTTTCGGTGACTTTTTCCAGAACCAGATTTTCTATCTGCTGAACCAGAACACCTATTCGGTGATGGAAAACGACACCCTCGTCGCCATCCCGCTGTTCCTGTTCATGGGCTATGTGGTTGAACGCGCAAATATCATCAACAAGCTGTTCTACTCGCTGCAGATGGCAGCCCGGAACCTGCCCGGGTCCATGGCCATAGCGGCCCTGGTCACCTGTGCGGTGTTCTCGACCGCCACCGGTATCGTTGGCGCGGTTGTCACATTGATGGGCCTGCTGGCGTTTCCAGCCATGGCCAACGCCCAGTACAACAAGGAGTTTGCCTCCGGTGTCATCTGCGCCGGCGGCACGCTCGGCATCCTGATCCCGCCGTCCATCATGCTGATTGTGTATGCGGCAATCGCCGAACTGTCGCCACTCAGGCTTTATGCGGCTGCCGTTTTCCCCGGGCTCATGCTGGCCGGATTCTACATCGTTTACGTGATCATCCGTGTCGCCATCAACCCGAACATCGCGCCGAAACCGAAACAGGAAGATATCCCGCCGGTCCGTGAGATATACATGAACCTGCTGATATCGTTCGTCCCGCTGACCGTTTTGATCATGCTTGTACTGGGCTCCATTCTGGGTGGCCTGGCGACCCCGGCTGAAGCCGCCGCCATGGGCTCGCTCGGCGGTCTGGTGCTGGCGCTGATCTACGGCGCGCTCAACTGGTCGATGGTCAAGCAATCGGTTTACCTCACCGCCAAGGCGACGGCCATGGTGTGCTGGCTGTTTGTCGGATCGTGGACCTTTGCATCGGTGTTTTCCTATCTGGGCGGTCACGATGTGATTGCTGAATGGGTCGCCTCGTTCAATCTTGCGCCATGGCAGTTCCTGGTGATGGCACAAGCCATCATCTTCCTGCTGGGCTGGCCGCTGGAATGGTCGGAAATCGTCATTATTTTCGTACCGATCTTCCTGCCTCTGCTCGATCAGTTCGGGGTCAATCCTTATTTCTTCGCCATGTTGGTGGCGCTGAACCTGCAGACGTCGTTCCTGACCCCGCCCATGGCCATGTCGGCGTACTACCTAAAAGGGGTGCTAAAGGGACAGATCGAACTGATGCAGATTTTCCGGGGCATCATGCCGTATCTGGGCATTGTGATATTCACCATGGTGCTGATGTACCAGTTCCCCGGCATCGCCTTGTGGTTCCCTGACTACCTGTTCGGCCCATACCAGAAATAA
- a CDS encoding TRAP transporter substrate-binding protein: MLMKKALAGVATAALLATGLSAVASAAETKLRIQTHYAPETPSGKLAAQYVDDVQKMSNGEIQIEMFYSSSVVKSVETFDAAATGILDCDMTGGSYQTGKNPAFQFVGDIMGGYETPYQQLSWLYYGGGLDAAQKLYNKFDMELIGWWVYGQESFASGKPITQVSDFKDWKFRSPPGMETKIFEKLGAKPIVMDFTEIFTALESGIIDGADASGLANNVGLGLYDIVKYANYPGFHSMPSDHLACNKAKFDAMPAHHQRIMKVGMEALALRTALTFEKKNAEAAASLKEKGVTLSQWAPEELQKFRDAAQATWPEFATTPEAKDLVEAHLKYLRQLGLAK, translated from the coding sequence ATGTTGATGAAAAAAGCCCTTGCCGGCGTCGCCACAGCGGCCCTGCTGGCCACCGGTCTCAGTGCTGTTGCCAGCGCAGCGGAAACCAAACTGCGTATCCAGACGCACTATGCGCCTGAGACACCATCGGGCAAGCTTGCGGCCCAATATGTTGACGATGTCCAGAAGATGTCGAACGGCGAAATCCAGATCGAGATGTTCTATTCGTCTTCTGTCGTCAAATCGGTTGAAACCTTCGATGCTGCAGCAACGGGTATCCTTGATTGCGACATGACCGGCGGTTCCTACCAGACCGGTAAGAACCCGGCATTCCAGTTTGTCGGCGACATCATGGGTGGCTACGAAACCCCCTACCAGCAGCTGTCCTGGCTGTATTATGGCGGCGGCCTGGACGCTGCGCAGAAGCTGTACAACAAGTTCGACATGGAGCTGATCGGCTGGTGGGTTTACGGGCAGGAGTCATTTGCGTCCGGCAAGCCGATCACCCAGGTATCCGACTTCAAGGACTGGAAATTCCGCTCACCTCCCGGCATGGAAACCAAGATTTTTGAAAAGCTCGGTGCCAAGCCCATCGTGATGGACTTCACTGAAATCTTTACCGCCCTTGAATCAGGCATCATTGACGGCGCGGATGCATCCGGTCTCGCCAACAATGTCGGCCTTGGTCTGTATGATATCGTGAAGTACGCCAACTACCCCGGCTTCCACTCCATGCCGTCGGATCACCTGGCCTGCAACAAGGCCAAGTTCGACGCCATGCCGGCACACCACCAGCGCATCATGAAAGTAGGCATGGAAGCACTGGCGCTGCGCACTGCCCTGACATTCGAAAAGAAGAATGCCGAAGCAGCAGCAAGCCTTAAGGAAAAGGGCGTTACGCTGTCGCAGTGGGCACCGGAGGAACTGCAGAAGTTCCGTGATGCGGCCCAGGCAACCTGGCCCGAGTTTGCGACCACGCCGGAAGCCAAGGACCTGGTTGAAGCGCACCTGAAATACCTGCGCCAGCTCGGCCTGGCCAAGTAA
- a CDS encoding FCD domain-containing protein has translation MNQSKQYQSLVQRTEVKRLYAVVARQIAAFVAEQDMKPGDRLPSEHKLAQQFNVSRATVREAIVALEVFGLVDVRVNCGAVILDPHASMTLDHSGMLSAGVAGEGLEEVARFRILLETDGARKSIANGGVDWESALVAAHHRLAHIEFRMKSGSVTNYELWRQCDWEFHEALVSGCGSKLHTKLHKAAFDQFRKVVALEYRAVGFRGLRIIEEHKAILDAALARDGDGCATALERHITAFFRAANRAAPAKQVAAS, from the coding sequence ATGAACCAATCCAAGCAATATCAATCACTTGTTCAGCGCACAGAAGTAAAGCGCCTGTATGCGGTCGTGGCGCGCCAAATTGCGGCTTTCGTGGCGGAGCAGGACATGAAGCCCGGTGACCGCCTGCCATCCGAACACAAGCTCGCGCAACAGTTCAACGTGTCGCGTGCCACCGTGCGCGAGGCGATTGTGGCGCTGGAAGTCTTCGGGCTGGTTGATGTGAGGGTGAACTGCGGTGCAGTCATACTGGACCCCCATGCGTCAATGACCCTTGATCACAGCGGCATGTTGAGCGCCGGGGTGGCCGGTGAGGGGCTGGAAGAAGTTGCCCGGTTCAGGATCCTGCTGGAAACCGATGGTGCCCGAAAATCCATCGCCAATGGCGGTGTGGACTGGGAAAGCGCCCTGGTCGCGGCCCATCATCGCCTGGCGCATATCGAATTCAGAATGAAATCCGGCTCGGTGACAAACTACGAGCTCTGGCGCCAGTGTGACTGGGAGTTTCACGAAGCGCTGGTTTCCGGTTGCGGCTCAAAGCTGCACACGAAGCTTCACAAGGCGGCTTTCGACCAATTCAGAAAAGTGGTCGCGCTGGAATACCGCGCAGTGGGGTTCAGGGGCTTGCGCATCATCGAAGAGCATAAGGCGATACTCGATGCCGCCCTGGCCAGGGACGGAGATGGCTGTGCCACGGCCCTTGAGCGGCACATAACAGCATTCTTCAGGGCGGCAAACCGGGCTGCGCCGGCAAAACAGGTGGCAGCATCATGA
- a CDS encoding amidase family protein, whose product MLCQLTASEARRQIAEGLITSQQLVEACLERITETDAGIGAWAHLDAEGALAQARELDDLRRKGRTLGLLHGVPVGLKDIFDVNGLPTECGSPARKGTIAEIDCAVTAKLREAGAVIMGKTVTTEFAFLNPADTSNPHNNAHTPGGSSSGSAAAVAAGHVPLAIGSQTNGSTIRPASFCGIFGFKPTRGMISRTGVLQTSVTLDQVGVFGRSLEDVCLLADALAGYDPRDPAGLPRPLPSAASGLNRQPLVEPDLVWLDMPYHDRLTDDARSGLEEIMTALGDRVERIQSPKSVATLVDHQKTVHEYEIARHLADDFDRHWDMISDTLKPVVERGRAYSDAQYAEALSMVAGAETFFEEFFHDYDGIIAPSASGEAPLKTDGTGDPVFCTVWTTAGLPALNLPLLSGSAGLPIGVQLIGSGEQDDRLMTTAQWLVGSLAASE is encoded by the coding sequence ATGTTGTGTCAACTGACAGCCAGTGAAGCCAGGCGGCAGATCGCCGAAGGCCTTATCACCTCGCAGCAACTGGTCGAGGCCTGCCTGGAACGGATCACCGAAACCGACGCCGGTATTGGCGCATGGGCGCATCTCGATGCCGAGGGCGCCCTGGCCCAAGCCCGCGAACTGGACGACCTGCGCCGCAAGGGCCGCACACTCGGGTTGCTGCACGGCGTGCCTGTCGGGCTGAAAGACATATTCGATGTCAACGGCTTACCTACCGAATGCGGCAGCCCGGCCCGAAAGGGAACCATCGCTGAAATCGATTGTGCGGTGACCGCAAAACTGCGTGAGGCAGGCGCGGTTATCATGGGCAAGACGGTCACCACCGAATTCGCCTTCCTCAACCCGGCCGATACCTCAAACCCGCACAACAATGCCCACACGCCCGGCGGCTCGTCCAGCGGGTCAGCCGCCGCCGTTGCCGCAGGCCATGTACCGCTGGCCATCGGCAGTCAAACCAACGGCTCCACCATTAGGCCCGCCTCGTTCTGTGGTATTTTCGGATTCAAGCCGACCCGCGGCATGATCTCCCGCACCGGCGTGCTGCAAACGTCCGTCACCCTCGATCAGGTCGGCGTGTTCGGCCGTTCGCTGGAAGACGTCTGCCTGCTGGCAGATGCGTTGGCCGGTTATGATCCGCGCGACCCGGCGGGCTTGCCGCGTCCCTTGCCGTCTGCCGCGTCTGGCCTCAACCGCCAGCCGCTGGTCGAACCTGACCTGGTATGGCTTGACATGCCCTATCACGACCGCCTCACCGATGACGCTCGCAGCGGCCTGGAAGAGATAATGACTGCACTCGGCGACCGGGTCGAACGGATACAGTCACCCAAATCCGTCGCCACCCTGGTGGACCACCAGAAAACCGTCCACGAGTATGAAATCGCCCGCCACCTTGCCGATGACTTCGACCGGCACTGGGATATGATCAGCGATACGCTGAAACCCGTCGTGGAACGCGGCCGGGCATATTCGGACGCGCAGTACGCCGAAGCCCTGTCCATGGTCGCCGGCGCGGAAACCTTTTTCGAAGAATTCTTCCATGACTATGATGGCATTATCGCACCGTCTGCGTCCGGTGAAGCACCATTGAAAACCGACGGCACCGGCGATCCGGTGTTTTGTACGGTGTGGACGACAGCAGGCCTGCCGGCCCTGAACCTGCCCTTACTGTCCGGCTCTGCCGGTTTGCCCATTGGCGTGCAGCTGATAGGCTCCGGTGAACAGGATGATCGCCTCATGACCACCGCGCAATGGCTGGTCGGTTCGCTGGCGGCAAGTGAATGA